One genomic window of Motacilla alba alba isolate MOTALB_02 chromosome 1, Motacilla_alba_V1.0_pri, whole genome shotgun sequence includes the following:
- the ZBED1 gene encoding E3 SUMO-protein ligase ZBED1 codes for MENKSLEGSPSDLKLVAHPRAKSKVWKYFGFDTNAEGCILQWKKIYCRICMAQIAYSGNTSNLSYHLEKNHPDEFCEFVKSNTEQMREAFATAFSKIKPESSQQVVQDSLIMKTYQNYENKKHQELTSAVISLICEGMYPASIVDEPTFKALLRTADPRYELPSRKYFCTKAIPEKYSAIREIVLKELTEVLWCGISTDMWRSENQNRSYVTVAVHFLSSSPANCLAVNSRCLKTFEVPEDNTAETITRVLYETFIEWGINTKVFGATTDYSKDIVKACSLLDIPVQMPCLGHTFNAGIQQAFQLPKLCNLLARCRKLVEYFQQSTVAMYMLSEKQKQQNILHCMLVSDRVSWWGSTLAMLQRLKEQQFVIAAVLVEDSNNHHLMLESSEWNTIEGLVELLQPFKQVAEMMSASKYPTISMVKPLLHMLLNTTLNIKENDLKEISMAKEVIAKELSTTYQHTPEIDMFLNVATFLDPRYKKLPFLSAFERQQVENRVVEEAKSLLEKVKENSFRTEEKFFTVSEEPPMKKIIISSTPPPTSVINNMLAEIFCQTGGVEDQEEWHAQIVEELSNFKSQKVLGLNEDPLKWWSDRLALFPVLPKVLQKYWCILATRVFPERLFGSSANVVSAKRNRLAPAHVDEQIFLYENSRNGSEAEPEDEDEGEWGLEQEQIFNLNDSVNINNSFFNIRDSGFV; via the coding sequence ATGGAGAATAAAAGTTTAGAAGGTTCCCCATCAGACCTAAAGTTAGTGGCTCACCCGAGAGCAAAGAGTAAAGTGTGGAAGTACTTTGGGTTTGATACCAATGCAGAAGGATGCATATTACAGTGGAAGAAGATCTACTGCCGTATTTGCATGGCACAGATTGCCTATTCAGGAAACACGTCCAACCTTTCCTACCACCTTGAGAAAAATCACCCTGATGAATTCTGTGAGTTTGTGAAAAGCAACACTGAGCAAATGAGGGAAGCCTTTGCcacagcattttcaaaaatCAAGCCAGAGTCATCACAGCAGGTTGTTCAAGATAGCCTCATCATGAAGACCTACCAGaactatgaaaacaaaaaacatcagGAACTGACATCTGCAGTCATCAGCTTAATTTGCGAGGGCATGTATCCAGCCTCCATCGTCGATGAACCTACCTTCAAGGCCCTCTTGAGAACAGCGGACCCCAGGTATGAACTTCCGAGCCGGAAGTACTTCTGTACAAAAGCAATTCCTGAAAAGTACAGTGCTATTAGAGAAATTGTGCTAAAAGAGCTCACTGAGGTTCTCTGGTGTGGCATATCCACGGACATGTGGAGGAGTGAAAACCAGAACAGGTCATATGTAACTGTGGCAGTTCACTTTCTCAGCAGCAGTCCTGCCAACTGCCTGGCTGTGAACTCGCGGTGTTTGAAAACGTTCGAAGTACCGGAGGATAACACTGCAGAGACCATTACACGAGTCCTTTATGAAACATTCATTGAGTGGGGGATCAATACAAAAGTCTTTGGTGCTACGACAGATTACAGTAAAGACATTGTAAAAGCTTGCTCTCTCTTAGATATTCCCGTACAGATGCCTTGTTTGGGGCACACTTTTAACGCAGGAATACAACAAGCTTTTCAGCTCCCCAAACTCTGCAACCTTCTTGCCAGGTGCCGAAAGCTGGTGGAATATTTTCAGCAGTCCACTGTCGCGATGTATATGCTGAGcgaaaagcagaagcagcagaataTTCTCCACTGCATGCTGGTAAGCGACCGTGTTTCCTGGTGGGGAAGCACGCTCGCAATGCTGCAGCGCCTCAAGGAGCAGCAGTTTGTCATTGCGGCTGTTCTCGTGGAGGACAGCAACAACCACCACCTCATGCTGGAATCCAGTGAGTGGAATACAATCGAAGGGCtggtggagctgctccagcctttcAAGCAGGTTGCAGAGATGATGTCTGCTTCAAAGTACCCGACGATAAGTATGGTAAAGCCACTTCTCCACATGCTTCTGAATACCACTCTGAACATCAAAGAGAATGATTTGAAAGAAATCAGCATGGCAAAGGAGGTGATTGCTAAAGAGTTGTCAACCACCTACCAGCACACACCTGAGATAGACATGTTTCTCAATGTTGCAACTTTCTTGGATCCCCGCTACAAGaaactgccttttctttcagcCTTTGAGAGGCAGCAGGTGGAAAACAGAGTGGTGGAAGAAGCAAAAAGCCTGCTggagaaagtaaaagaaaatagttttagaACTGAggagaaattcttcactgtttCAGAAGAGCCCCctatgaaaaaaatcatcatctCCTCTACTCCTCCTCCTACCAGTGTCATCAACAACATGCTCGCAGAGATCTTTTGCCAGACAGGAGGCGTGGAAGACCAGGAGGAATGGCACGCTCAAATTGTTGAGGAGTTGAGCAACTTCAAGTCACAAAAGGTCCTCGGTTTGAATGAAGACCCGTTGAAGTGGTGGTCTGACAGACTAGCACTGTTTCCAGTTTTACCAAAGGTTCTTCAAAAATACTGGTGTATTCTTGCCACAAGGGTCTTCCCTGAACGCCTTTTTGGTTCTTCTGCTAATGTTGTGAGTGCAAAGAGAAACCGGTTAGCCCCAGCTCACGTGGATGAGCAGATCTTTTTGTACGAAAACAGTCGCAATGGGTCTGAGGCAGAACCAGAGGACGAAGATGAAGGAGAGTGGGGTTTGGAACAggaacagatttttaatttaaatgactCGGTAAACATAAACAACAGTTTCTTTAATATTCGAGACAGTGGGTTTGTTTAA